The following proteins are encoded in a genomic region of Streptomyces lunaelactis:
- a CDS encoding lipid-transfer protein, protein MKAYIVGVGTTKFEKPESRDWQYWDMAREAGTQALADAGISYDLVEQVPVGYCFQASTAGQRAAYELGLTGVPVYNVNNNCATGATVLMMARQFVEGGISDCVLALGFEKMTRGALGAGADGGSFATSPVARHYGVMAGAHGFEMSPPTAQIFGNAAREHMERYGTTEAQLAAVGAKNHRHSANNPDAQFQDVYSVDEILAAKTIHRPLTKLQCSPTSDGAAAALVVSERFVVRHGLHDKAVEIAAQAMTTDTEESFASGSCIDVVGKPMSRQAARSVYEKSGLGIEDVDVIELHDCFSINELLTYEALGMCADGESGKLVESGATTYGGRWVVNPSGGLISKGHPLGATGLAQAAELVRQLRGEAARRQVADARVGLAHNIGLGGAAVVTLLRKG, encoded by the coding sequence ATGAAGGCGTACATCGTCGGGGTCGGGACGACGAAGTTCGAGAAGCCCGAGTCGAGGGACTGGCAGTACTGGGACATGGCGAGGGAGGCGGGGACGCAGGCGCTTGCCGATGCGGGGATCTCGTACGACCTCGTCGAGCAGGTGCCCGTCGGGTACTGCTTCCAGGCGTCGACAGCGGGCCAGCGGGCGGCGTACGAACTCGGCCTGACCGGTGTACCCGTCTACAACGTCAACAACAACTGCGCGACCGGGGCGACGGTGCTGATGATGGCGCGGCAGTTCGTCGAGGGCGGCATCAGCGACTGCGTACTGGCGCTCGGGTTCGAGAAGATGACCCGCGGGGCGCTCGGGGCGGGTGCGGACGGCGGAAGCTTCGCCACGTCACCCGTCGCCCGGCACTACGGCGTCATGGCCGGCGCCCACGGCTTCGAGATGTCCCCGCCCACCGCGCAGATCTTCGGCAACGCCGCCCGCGAGCACATGGAGCGGTACGGCACGACCGAGGCGCAGCTCGCCGCCGTCGGCGCCAAGAACCACCGGCATTCGGCGAACAACCCAGACGCCCAGTTCCAGGACGTGTACTCGGTCGACGAGATCCTCGCCGCGAAGACGATCCACCGGCCGCTGACCAAGCTCCAGTGCTCGCCCACATCGGACGGCGCGGCTGCGGCTCTCGTCGTGTCCGAGCGTTTCGTGGTCCGGCACGGGCTGCACGACAAGGCCGTGGAGATCGCCGCCCAGGCCATGACCACCGACACCGAGGAGTCCTTCGCCTCCGGCTCCTGCATCGACGTCGTCGGCAAGCCGATGTCGCGGCAGGCCGCACGGAGCGTGTACGAGAAGTCCGGGCTCGGGATCGAGGACGTCGACGTCATCGAGCTGCACGACTGCTTCTCCATCAACGAGCTGCTGACGTATGAGGCGCTCGGCATGTGCGCGGACGGCGAGTCCGGCAAGCTCGTGGAGAGCGGGGCGACGACGTACGGCGGCCGGTGGGTGGTCAACCCCTCCGGCGGACTGATCTCCAAGGGCCATCCGCTCGGCGCGACCGGTCTGGCCCAGGCGGCCGAACTGGTCCGGCAGTTGAGGGGAGAGGCGGCGCGACGGCAGGTGGCGGACGCGCGGGTGGGGCTCGCGCACAACATCGGGCTGGGCGGGGCGGCGGTGGTGACGCTGCTGCGGAAGGGCTAA
- a CDS encoding acyl-CoA dehydrogenase, with protein sequence MGIGITHEQRALAESVRGWLARAVPPEEVRKLLDAPGAEVGRPGYWDGAAEQGILGLHLAEKYGGGGGTVLDLAVVLEETGRAALPGPYLPSVLACAVLARAGRGDLAAALAGGERIAAVALGPGTLTATGTPDGFRLDGTAPPVLGGGQADLLVLETGTGWLVVDAEALTVRVQESADPTRPTAEVTAHGVTVPRDRALDIDTALVRDLACVLFAAEACGTAAWALHAAAEYAKVREQFGRPIGQFQAVKHLCADMLVRVEQARALAWDAARAVDEAADVRGLVASLAAGAALDAAYSCAKDCIQVLGGIGFTWEHDAHLYLRRALVARQLLGPGDSHRLRAVRLAAGGARRELRLELPAEAASYRGPARAVAESVRGLDPAAVRRELAPTGYAAPHLPAPYGLGAGAVQQLVVQEELRAAGVQVSDLGIATWVVPSLLAYGTPAQQERYLRPTLRGELRWCQLFSEPGAGSDLASLRTRAEKTPDGWLVSGQKVWTSSAQRADYGILLARTDPEAPKHKGLTYFVVDMKRTDGIDIRPLKEITGDSLFNEVYFDGALLPDDAVVGTIGEGWKVARNTLGNERVHMADQMAFDTGLEALLARAPGLGGADRLRIGAVAAEAHALACIGLRTTMRQVSGLEPGAGASVRKLVQTVHQQKTAELGLELLGPAGALSEGAGARAVHGFLMSRCLTIAGGTTQVQLNVVAERILGLPRD encoded by the coding sequence ATGGGCATCGGAATCACGCATGAGCAGCGCGCGTTGGCCGAGTCGGTGCGTGGCTGGCTCGCCCGCGCCGTGCCGCCCGAGGAAGTGCGCAAGCTGCTCGACGCGCCCGGTGCAGAGGTCGGGCGGCCCGGGTACTGGGACGGTGCGGCGGAGCAGGGCATCCTCGGCCTGCACCTTGCCGAAAAGTACGGCGGCGGGGGCGGGACGGTGCTCGACCTCGCCGTCGTACTGGAGGAGACGGGCCGGGCCGCGCTGCCGGGGCCGTATCTGCCCAGCGTGCTCGCGTGCGCCGTGCTGGCCCGCGCCGGCCGGGGGGATCTGGCGGCCGCGCTCGCGGGAGGGGAGCGCATCGCGGCCGTCGCCCTCGGTCCCGGGACGCTGACCGCCACCGGGACCCCGGACGGCTTCCGGCTCGACGGCACCGCGCCGCCTGTCCTCGGCGGCGGGCAGGCCGATCTGCTCGTACTCGAAACCGGCACCGGCTGGCTCGTGGTGGACGCGGAGGCGCTCACCGTCCGCGTGCAGGAGAGCGCCGACCCGACCCGGCCGACCGCCGAGGTCACCGCCCATGGCGTGACCGTGCCCCGGGACCGCGCACTGGACATCGACACCGCTCTCGTACGGGACCTTGCCTGCGTGTTGTTCGCGGCCGAAGCGTGCGGAACTGCCGCCTGGGCCCTGCACGCCGCCGCCGAGTACGCCAAGGTTCGTGAGCAGTTCGGGCGGCCCATCGGACAGTTCCAGGCGGTCAAGCATCTGTGCGCCGACATGCTGGTGCGCGTCGAGCAGGCCCGCGCGCTGGCGTGGGACGCGGCACGCGCCGTGGACGAGGCCGCCGACGTACGGGGTCTGGTGGCATCGCTCGCCGCCGGGGCCGCGCTGGACGCCGCGTACTCCTGCGCCAAGGACTGCATCCAGGTGCTCGGCGGGATCGGCTTCACCTGGGAGCACGACGCGCATCTGTATCTGCGCCGGGCTCTCGTCGCGCGCCAGTTGCTGGGGCCGGGGGACAGCCATCGGCTGCGGGCGGTCCGGCTCGCGGCGGGCGGGGCGCGGCGGGAGCTGCGGCTGGAGCTGCCGGCGGAGGCCGCGAGCTACCGGGGACCGGCCCGGGCGGTGGCCGAGAGCGTACGAGGGCTCGACCCGGCCGCCGTACGCAGGGAGCTCGCACCCACCGGGTATGCCGCCCCGCATCTGCCGGCGCCGTACGGACTCGGCGCGGGAGCGGTCCAGCAGCTCGTCGTACAGGAGGAGTTGCGGGCCGCCGGGGTGCAGGTGAGCGACCTCGGGATCGCGACCTGGGTGGTGCCCTCGCTCCTCGCGTACGGGACGCCCGCCCAGCAGGAGCGATACCTGCGGCCGACACTGCGCGGCGAACTGCGCTGGTGCCAGTTGTTCTCCGAGCCGGGAGCCGGATCGGACCTGGCGAGTCTGCGGACCCGGGCCGAGAAGACCCCGGACGGCTGGCTCGTCAGCGGCCAGAAGGTGTGGACTAGCTCCGCCCAGCGGGCCGACTACGGCATTCTGCTGGCCCGTACCGACCCCGAGGCACCCAAGCACAAGGGGCTCACCTACTTCGTCGTCGACATGAAGCGGACGGACGGAATCGACATCCGGCCGCTGAAGGAGATCACCGGGGACTCCCTCTTCAACGAGGTGTACTTCGACGGTGCGCTGCTGCCCGACGACGCGGTCGTGGGGACGATCGGGGAGGGCTGGAAGGTCGCCCGCAACACCCTCGGCAACGAACGCGTCCACATGGCCGACCAGATGGCCTTCGACACGGGTCTTGAGGCACTGCTCGCGCGGGCGCCCGGCCTGGGCGGCGCGGACCGCCTGCGGATCGGGGCGGTGGCCGCAGAGGCGCACGCCCTCGCCTGCATCGGACTGAGGACCACGATGCGGCAGGTGTCCGGGCTCGAACCGGGCGCGGGCGCGTCCGTACGCAAACTCGTCCAGACCGTGCACCAGCAGAAGACCGCCGAGCTCGGACTCGAACTGCTCGGACCCGCAGGCGCGTTGAGCGAGGGCGCGGGCGCGCGGGCCGTGCACGGCTTTCTCATGTCGCGTTGCCTGACCATCGCGGGCGGCACCACGCAGGTACAGCTCAATGTCGTCGCCGAGCGCATCCTCGGCCTGCCCAGGGACTGA